A genomic segment from Flavobacterium sp. 9R encodes:
- a CDS encoding DEAD/DEAH box helicase, with the protein MPNLVDVTYAQTGQSSKTNEYGMREMQAKAFQARNDQYLLLKAPPASGKSRALMFIALDKLINQGVRKAIVSVPERSIGGSFEKTELSKYGFYADWVPNDLYNLCTPGMDGSSSKVEAFKKFMGNEEKILICTHATLRFAFEQLPTESFNNVLLAIDEFHHVSADGENRLGELLRLIMSKSTAHIVAMTGSYFRGDSVPVLMPDDEAKFAKVTYNYYEQLNGYTHLKSLGIGYHFYQGRYTSAINEVLDTDKKTILHIPNVNSGESTKDKHKEVDIILDSIGDVIKVDDVTGVITVKRHADGKILKVADLVNDNSKDRDKIQNYLRNMESVDDMDLIIALGMAKEGFDWPYCEHALTVGYRGSLTEVIQIIGRCTRDSDNKTHAQFTNLIAQPDAADDEVRLSVNNMLKAITASLLMEQVLAPNFTFKTKINDEDKSTPGVIKIRGLKEPSSNRVRQIVEDDLNDLKATILQDPQMLKAMPGNIDAEVINKVLIPKIIRVKYPELTENEVEEVRQFVVVDSVIKNGEIKEDGDKRFIRMAGKFVNIDDIHIDLIDTVNPFQKAFEILSKSVTTNVLRIIQETIEATRIQMDFEEAKILWPKVLEFVKSNNRQPSLTALDPIEKRMAECVIYLKEEKRKQEQNG; encoded by the coding sequence ATGCCAAATCTTGTAGATGTAACCTACGCTCAAACAGGGCAAAGTTCAAAAACTAACGAATACGGAATGCGTGAAATGCAAGCTAAAGCATTTCAAGCAAGAAACGACCAATACCTTTTGTTGAAAGCCCCGCCTGCATCAGGAAAATCTCGTGCCTTAATGTTTATTGCTTTAGACAAGTTAATCAATCAAGGAGTTAGGAAAGCAATAGTTTCGGTTCCGGAACGCTCTATTGGTGGGTCGTTTGAAAAAACAGAACTTTCTAAATATGGATTCTATGCAGATTGGGTTCCAAATGATTTATACAACCTTTGTACTCCCGGTATGGATGGTAGTAGCAGTAAAGTTGAGGCATTCAAAAAATTTATGGGTAATGAGGAGAAAATCCTTATTTGTACTCACGCAACTTTACGTTTTGCGTTTGAACAGTTACCAACTGAATCATTTAATAATGTTTTATTAGCAATTGATGAATTTCATCATGTGTCGGCAGATGGTGAAAATCGTTTAGGAGAGTTACTCCGTTTAATTATGAGCAAGTCAACCGCACATATTGTAGCGATGACGGGTTCTTATTTTAGAGGAGATAGTGTTCCTGTATTGATGCCTGACGACGAAGCAAAATTTGCCAAGGTAACTTACAATTACTACGAACAGTTGAATGGATACACCCATCTTAAATCGTTAGGGATAGGATATCATTTTTATCAAGGAAGATATACCTCTGCTATAAACGAAGTATTAGATACAGACAAAAAAACAATTCTTCATATTCCTAATGTGAATTCAGGAGAATCAACCAAAGACAAACATAAAGAAGTCGATATTATTTTAGATTCGATAGGTGATGTAATTAAAGTAGATGACGTTACAGGAGTAATAACAGTTAAAAGACATGCAGACGGTAAAATACTGAAGGTTGCGGATTTAGTTAATGATAATTCAAAGGACAGAGATAAAATTCAAAATTACCTTCGCAATATGGAGTCGGTAGATGACATGGATTTAATTATTGCTCTTGGAATGGCAAAAGAAGGATTTGACTGGCCGTATTGTGAACACGCTTTGACCGTAGGGTATCGTGGTTCATTAACAGAGGTAATTCAAATTATTGGAAGATGTACTCGTGACAGCGATAATAAAACTCATGCTCAATTTACCAACTTAATTGCTCAACCTGATGCAGCAGATGATGAAGTTCGTCTTTCGGTAAATAATATGTTGAAAGCTATAACCGCTTCATTATTGATGGAACAGGTTTTAGCACCCAACTTTACTTTTAAAACTAAAATAAATGATGAGGATAAATCTACCCCGGGAGTAATTAAAATTCGGGGTTTAAAAGAACCATCATCAAATAGAGTAAGACAGATTGTTGAAGATGATTTAAACGACCTTAAAGCTACAATTCTTCAAGACCCACAGATGCTTAAAGCGATGCCGGGTAATATTGATGCTGAAGTGATAAACAAGGTTTTAATTCCTAAAATAATTCGTGTAAAATATCCTGAACTTACAGAGAACGAGGTGGAAGAAGTGAGACAATTTGTAGTTGTGGATTCTGTTATTAAGAATGGAGAAATTAAGGAAGACGGGGACAAAAGGTTTATTAGAATGGCGGGGAAATTTGTTAATATAGATGACATTCATATTGACTTAATAGACACCGTAAATCCATTTCAAAAGGCGTTTGAAATTTTATCAAAATCAGTAACTACAAATGTTCTTCGTATCATTCAAGAAACAATCGAAGCAACAAGAATTCAAATGGATTTTGAAGAAGCAAAAATATTATGGCCCAAAGTTCTTGAGTTTGTAAAATCCAATAATCGCCAACCGTCATTAACTGCATTAGACCCAATTGAAAAAAGGATGGCAGAGTGCGTTATTTATTTAAAAGAAGAAAAGAGAAAGCAAGAACAAAATGGATAA
- a CDS encoding GIY-YIG nuclease family protein, with protein sequence MDKKKILDDIFSNDPFGLLNVKATSSAKTEDQRLVQSFDEINEFYKNHNREPQQVNDINERGLYSRLQGIRSNVEKVEALKKYDINNLLDIPEPEQLDSIDDIFSSDPFGILGGSDEGLFDFKNVPNKEEMEKRLATDFVARRKPCKDFDKYEPLFKQVQSELKSGKRKIVDFNISNFQEETFYVHNGVLFYLEKIDFSREDHYREDGTRVRKDGRTRCVFENGTESNMLKRSVEKMLYDNGRAVTHSIDTDEIELLKNAQTITNEDNSTGFIYVLSSLSKDPKIKEIQHLYKIGYSTIPVKDRIKNADKEPTYLMAPVKVEAEYETYNLNTQKFEQLLHNFFGSACLNVDVYDAKGKRHIPQEWFIAPIHIIDRVIDLILKGEIINYVYHLQSESIIKQS encoded by the coding sequence ATGGATAAGAAGAAAATTTTAGACGACATTTTTTCTAATGACCCCTTTGGCTTGTTAAATGTTAAAGCTACTTCTTCTGCAAAAACAGAAGACCAACGTCTTGTGCAATCTTTTGATGAAATAAATGAATTTTATAAAAATCATAATAGAGAACCTCAGCAAGTAAATGATATTAACGAGAGAGGTTTATATTCAAGATTGCAAGGAATAAGAAGTAATGTTGAGAAAGTTGAAGCATTAAAAAAATATGATATAAACAATCTTCTTGATATTCCTGAACCGGAACAACTAGATTCTATAGATGATATTTTTTCTTCTGACCCTTTTGGAATTCTTGGAGGAAGTGACGAGGGACTTTTTGATTTTAAAAATGTTCCTAATAAAGAAGAAATGGAGAAACGTTTGGCAACAGATTTTGTTGCTCGCAGAAAGCCATGTAAAGATTTTGATAAATATGAACCGTTGTTTAAACAGGTTCAAAGTGAACTAAAATCAGGTAAAAGGAAGATTGTAGATTTTAACATAAGTAACTTTCAAGAAGAGACTTTTTACGTTCATAACGGGGTACTATTTTATTTAGAGAAAATAGATTTTTCAAGAGAAGACCATTATAGAGAAGACGGTACAAGAGTTCGTAAAGATGGTCGTACAAGATGTGTTTTTGAAAATGGCACTGAATCTAATATGCTAAAACGTTCTGTTGAAAAAATGTTGTATGATAATGGACGAGCAGTTACTCACAGCATAGACACTGATGAGATTGAGTTATTAAAAAATGCACAAACGATAACTAATGAGGATAATTCAACTGGATTTATTTATGTGTTATCGTCATTGTCTAAAGACCCTAAAATAAAAGAAATACAACATCTTTATAAGATAGGTTATTCAACTATTCCTGTAAAGGATAGAATTAAAAATGCAGATAAAGAACCCACTTATTTGATGGCTCCCGTTAAAGTTGAAGCTGAGTATGAAACTTATAATTTGAATACTCAAAAATTTGAACAATTGCTTCATAATTTTTTCGGTTCTGCTTGTTTAAATGTTGATGTCTATGATGCAAAAGGAAAACGACATATCCCTCAAGAGTGGTTCATCGCACCGATTCATATTATTGACCGTGTAATAGATTTAATACTCAAAGGGGAAATAATCAATTATGTGTATCACTTGCAGAGTGAGAGTATTATTAAACAGAGTTAA
- a CDS encoding RNA-directed DNA polymerase: protein MKIDRKSFDKIFESKFWIKLKESIVPFESTPVKSKFLDELYSGITEFTYNPKNPRDYIVINKHNGISRYVPTFSRKDYCVYFLCIKLLENEIAINRVNGTYGGWTLGNPIRLKEEQEILELDYIPFNTINEFAWANEWQSFQNIAKTYRDLDDWNYFINLDIANFYDCINLTILERKIRHVVPKSKQDVVTLLFHFLQNWNKKLEGYNLKTVGIPQDEIGDCSRILANFYLQDYDLIMNNLCDKYQAKYIRFADDQIIYTKDLLTARNILFDASRELLKINLNFNSSKVKEFNSKDEFDFYWSFEIFELLKSKNNKRKINSAIEKYFENLDRNLKFRDNSVLKRILSIDSKFIELKFKHRLISMFFNPDFLAQLTVWHFKRIREFISNDNDFFQELDKMVYTVPFNSYHYNLLAFYKIERPDYNCSVIEKRIEEIKLK, encoded by the coding sequence ATGAAAATAGATAGAAAATCCTTCGATAAAATTTTTGAATCAAAATTTTGGATTAAATTAAAAGAAAGTATTGTTCCGTTTGAGAGCACACCTGTTAAATCAAAGTTCTTAGATGAATTATATTCAGGAATAACAGAGTTTACCTATAATCCTAAGAATCCCCGGGATTATATTGTTATAAATAAACATAATGGAATTTCACGTTATGTACCTACTTTTTCAAGAAAAGATTATTGTGTTTATTTCTTGTGTATTAAACTACTAGAAAACGAAATAGCTATTAACAGAGTAAATGGCACATACGGAGGGTGGACTCTCGGGAATCCAATTAGGTTAAAAGAGGAACAGGAAATTCTTGAATTGGACTATATTCCTTTTAACACAATCAACGAATTTGCATGGGCTAACGAATGGCAATCTTTTCAAAATATAGCAAAGACATACAGAGATTTAGACGATTGGAATTATTTTATAAACCTTGACATTGCAAATTTTTATGATTGTATCAATTTAACGATACTTGAAAGAAAAATTAGGCACGTTGTTCCAAAATCTAAGCAAGATGTAGTAACATTGCTATTTCATTTTTTACAGAATTGGAATAAAAAATTAGAGGGATATAATTTGAAAACGGTTGGAATCCCGCAGGATGAAATTGGCGATTGTTCGAGAATATTAGCAAATTTTTATTTACAAGACTATGACTTAATAATGAATAATTTGTGCGACAAATATCAAGCTAAGTATATTAGATTTGCGGACGACCAAATAATTTACACTAAAGATTTGTTAACTGCAAGAAACATTCTTTTTGACGCTTCAAGAGAGTTACTTAAAATTAATTTAAACTTTAATAGTAGTAAAGTAAAAGAATTTAATTCAAAGGATGAATTTGATTTTTATTGGTCTTTTGAAATATTTGAGTTGTTGAAAAGCAAAAATAATAAGAGAAAAATAAATTCAGCTATTGAGAAGTACTTCGAAAATTTGGATAGAAATTTAAAATTTAGAGATAATTCTGTCTTAAAAAGAATTCTTTCAATAGACAGTAAATTTATCGAGCTGAAATTTAAACATCGGTTGATATCAATGTTTTTTAATCCGGACTTTCTTGCTCAATTAACAGTATGGCATTTTAAAAGAATAAGAGAATTTATTAGTAATGATAATGATTTCTTTCAAGAGCTTGATAAAATGGTATACACAGTCCCGTTTAATTCATATCATTACAATCTACTTGCATTTTATAAAATAGAAAGACCCGATTATAATTGTTCTGTTATTGAAAAAAGAATAGAAGAAATTAAATTAAAGTAA
- a CDS encoding recombinase family protein, translating into MKVLYVRTSTLEQKTDRQRVNEKDFQLLVEDKCSGAIPLFERDGGRQLLRLIEKGVLTELYVWQIDRLGRCLLDILSNIKFLTEKKICIHFISQGLSTIQPDGTENNITKMIISILGTLAEMERNISRERQMEGIMVAKLKGDVYTGRKRGSSEDVYKFLSKPKNLKALEYIKKGYKNVEVAKIVGLHYNTVTKIKKLKL; encoded by the coding sequence ATGAAAGTCCTTTATGTAAGAACTAGTACACTAGAACAAAAAACGGATAGACAACGAGTTAATGAAAAAGATTTTCAACTCTTGGTTGAGGACAAGTGTAGTGGTGCTATCCCCCTTTTTGAGAGAGATGGTGGTCGTCAATTACTTCGACTAATCGAGAAAGGAGTTTTAACGGAATTATATGTTTGGCAAATCGACAGACTCGGGAGATGTTTATTAGATATTCTCTCCAATATCAAATTTCTAACAGAGAAGAAAATTTGTATTCATTTCATATCTCAAGGTCTAAGTACTATTCAACCCGATGGTACAGAAAACAACATTACTAAAATGATTATTTCGATTCTCGGCACTTTAGCAGAGATGGAAAGAAATATATCGCGAGAGAGACAAATGGAGGGGATAATGGTCGCTAAACTTAAAGGCGATGTTTATACTGGGAGAAAGAGGGGAAGTTCTGAGGATGTTTATAAATTCTTATCTAAACCAAAAAACTTAAAAGCTCTTGAATATATCAAGAAGGGTTATAAAAATGTTGAAGTGGCAAAGATTGTTGGATTGCACTATAATACCGTAACTAAAATTAAAAAATTAAAACTTTAG
- a CDS encoding DNA modification methylase — MNNFLQTPKISVVAPQKLKRNSTTHFMYVVPVNYDEIRNNIQEFGLLTPLLVNLDYEIISGNLRHQIAIDLGLKEVPVVFIDAPEDMKAILSVSTNKFRVKSIVEIASEIRFYEEYYSVGRGTRTDLNPQVKVMKEEKDSAFNSIGQYKVNKVKSIEKKVVQLHGKNIEKINKEFSRVDRDEITLNELDKRLDRELLKLNNKSVIPKNYEFITEKVKIYNSSCGDLYHLEDESIQTIITSPPYFQMRNYGTGKKQLGLEKEVMDFINNLCDLFEDSKRVLKNDGSLFVNINDCVINGEYQSVPELFLIEMKRRRWKYVDQYLWLKTNAQFTPGNRSVRNFEPIFHFVKSDDYYFNDTWLTEFIDDNHSISMGTKKKYPKLVSGLDFRDNILTNASSNTLELRNKCKTDGNFLMEHSATYPLSLPLIFVLSTSKPGDKILDMFNGTASTGEVSVLTNRDYVGYELNPQFIMASKVRLEGYELGQVA; from the coding sequence ATGAACAATTTTTTACAAACGCCTAAAATTTCTGTGGTGGCTCCACAAAAGTTGAAGAGAAATTCAACAACTCATTTCATGTATGTAGTTCCTGTGAACTACGATGAGATTCGTAACAATATCCAAGAGTTTGGATTATTGACCCCTTTATTAGTGAATTTAGATTATGAGATAATCTCCGGTAATCTTCGTCATCAAATTGCAATCGACTTGGGTCTTAAAGAAGTACCTGTTGTTTTTATTGATGCCCCTGAGGATATGAAAGCTATTTTGTCTGTATCTACTAATAAATTTAGAGTAAAATCTATTGTTGAGATTGCATCAGAGATTAGATTTTATGAAGAGTATTATTCTGTAGGTAGAGGAACAAGAACAGACCTTAATCCTCAAGTAAAAGTTATGAAAGAAGAAAAGGATTCGGCTTTTAATTCTATAGGTCAATACAAAGTAAATAAAGTTAAATCTATTGAAAAGAAAGTTGTTCAGTTACACGGTAAGAATATTGAAAAAATCAATAAAGAATTTTCGAGAGTAGATAGGGATGAAATTACTTTAAATGAATTAGATAAAAGGTTGGATAGAGAGTTACTTAAACTAAATAACAAATCTGTTATTCCAAAGAATTACGAATTTATTACGGAGAAGGTAAAAATATACAACTCATCTTGTGGTGATTTATATCATTTAGAGGATGAATCAATACAAACAATAATCACGTCTCCTCCCTACTTCCAAATGAGAAATTACGGAACTGGTAAAAAACAACTTGGTCTTGAAAAGGAAGTTATGGACTTTATCAATAATCTATGTGATTTATTTGAAGACTCAAAAAGGGTATTAAAGAACGACGGTTCATTGTTTGTTAATATAAATGATTGTGTGATTAACGGTGAGTACCAAAGTGTTCCTGAACTGTTTTTGATTGAAATGAAGAGACGACGTTGGAAGTATGTAGACCAATATCTTTGGTTGAAAACTAACGCTCAGTTTACTCCAGGTAATAGAAGTGTAAGGAATTTCGAACCAATATTTCATTTTGTTAAAAGTGATGATTATTATTTCAACGACACTTGGTTAACTGAATTTATTGATGATAATCATTCAATATCGATGGGGACAAAAAAGAAATATCCAAAACTAGTCTCAGGACTTGATTTCAGAGATAATATTTTAACCAATGCTAGTTCTAATACTTTAGAATTACGAAATAAGTGTAAAACTGATGGTAATTTTTTAATGGAACATTCGGCGACGTATCCACTTTCCCTGCCCTTAATTTTTGTTTTATCTACTTCTAAACCCGGGGATAAAATTTTAGATATGTTCAACGGAACAGCATCAACCGGTGAGGTGTCCGTTTTAACAAACAGGGATTATGTAGGATATGAATTAAATCCACAATTCATTATGGCATCTAAAGTTAGGTTAGAGGGTTATGAATTAGGTCAAGTAGCGTAG
- a CDS encoding helix-turn-helix domain-containing protein, giving the protein MNIENRYLNVAQLAEYLQISKSNIYKRTTNGSIPIIKMRKRVLFDKYEIDRWMSNGCDSNFEMPTLKAA; this is encoded by the coding sequence ATGAACATAGAAAATAGATATTTAAACGTGGCTCAACTTGCTGAGTATTTACAAATTTCAAAATCAAACATTTATAAAAGAACTACAAACGGTTCTATTCCAATTATCAAAATGAGAAAAAGAGTTTTATTCGATAAATATGAAATTGATAGATGGATGAGTAACGGATGTGATTCAAATTTCGAAATGCCAACACTAAAAGCAGCATAA
- a CDS encoding tyrosine-type recombinase/integrase, whose amino-acid sequence MATFTLVLDTRLKMKNGKYNLSIRVLNGKEQIYLQLSKMTKEQYNHIFVKKSMDVSCREFRKSCNESLAKSESLFTEIKPFNKQKYREQFFKVEGTNTNSLLLGDLFDRFIDNYKGLKLSSMKHYKYTKLVFENYSPNVNILDVNLSFINHFVKDRTQAGISQSTIESNLRNLRRIVNYFTNEEKILPSYYQYPFGKGGYSIQNLFPSKLVLTNDEIKNIINMTEFDSPQQEYARDIWVMLYRCNGINFADLLRMRWVDVRGECIEFFRKKTETTRKSNRKKIMVPLTNELKSLIDKVGVKDSAFILGKLKEGYTDNMFDNKSHKWKAIINAQLELITQKLNLSVPLRTKSARDSYATTLNRAGVSKDKIGEMLGHANSIVTEHYIASLDRETVFQVNKHLL is encoded by the coding sequence ATGGCTACATTCACATTAGTTTTAGACACTCGACTGAAAATGAAAAATGGGAAGTACAATCTTTCTATTCGAGTTCTAAACGGTAAGGAGCAGATTTATTTACAATTGTCTAAAATGACGAAAGAACAGTACAATCATATTTTTGTAAAAAAATCTATGGATGTAAGTTGTAGAGAGTTTAGAAAAAGTTGTAATGAAAGTTTAGCAAAGAGCGAAAGTTTATTTACGGAGATTAAACCATTTAATAAACAAAAGTATAGAGAACAATTCTTTAAGGTTGAAGGGACAAATACAAATTCATTATTATTAGGTGACTTGTTTGATAGATTTATAGATAACTACAAAGGTTTAAAGTTATCTAGTATGAAGCATTACAAATACACAAAACTTGTATTTGAAAATTATAGTCCCAATGTTAATATATTAGATGTTAATCTCTCGTTTATAAATCATTTTGTAAAAGATAGAACTCAAGCAGGAATTAGTCAAAGTACGATTGAATCTAATCTTCGTAATCTAAGGAGGATTGTAAATTATTTCACAAACGAGGAGAAGATTTTACCCTCATATTATCAGTACCCATTTGGCAAAGGTGGATATAGTATTCAAAACTTATTCCCAAGTAAATTAGTATTGACTAACGATGAGATTAAAAATATAATTAACATGACTGAATTTGATTCTCCACAACAGGAATATGCAAGAGATATTTGGGTTATGTTATATCGATGTAACGGCATCAATTTTGCAGATTTACTTAGAATGAGATGGGTAGATGTAAGAGGAGAGTGTATTGAGTTTTTTAGAAAAAAGACAGAGACTACAAGAAAAAGCAATAGAAAAAAAATTATGGTTCCACTCACTAATGAATTGAAGTCACTTATTGATAAAGTTGGTGTTAAGGACAGTGCTTTTATACTTGGTAAATTAAAAGAAGGTTATACAGATAATATGTTTGATAACAAGAGTCATAAATGGAAGGCTATAATTAACGCTCAGTTGGAATTGATAACACAAAAATTGAATTTATCGGTACCACTAAGAACAAAGAGTGCAAGAGATTCCTATGCAACAACTCTCAATAGAGCCGGAGTATCAAAAGATAAGATAGGAGAAATGTTAGGACATGCAAACTCAATTGTGACAGAACATTATATTGCGAGTTTAGATAGAGAGACTGTATTTCAAGTAAATAAACACCTTTTATAA
- a CDS encoding riboflavin synthase → MFTGIIETLGIVTEIKKEQNNLHLTLSSRITPELKIDQSVAHNGICLTVVAINENQYMVTAIAETISKTNIASWNVNDEINLERAMKLGDRLDGHIVQGHVDQIATCTEAYETNGSWHYTFEYDPNRSNITIEKGSITVNGVSLTVVNSEKNKFSVAIIPYTYEHTNFHNFKVGTVVNLEFDVIGKYVARLHSLN, encoded by the coding sequence ATGTTTACAGGAATTATAGAAACCCTTGGTATTGTAACAGAAATAAAAAAAGAGCAAAACAACTTGCATCTTACACTTTCCTCCCGCATTACACCCGAACTAAAAATAGACCAAAGCGTAGCTCATAACGGCATTTGCCTTACAGTGGTAGCAATTAACGAAAACCAATATATGGTTACCGCCATCGCCGAAACCATAAGCAAAACCAATATTGCTAGTTGGAACGTAAATGACGAAATCAATCTAGAAAGAGCCATGAAGCTAGGCGATCGATTAGACGGTCATATTGTTCAGGGACACGTAGATCAAATTGCCACTTGTACCGAAGCCTATGAAACAAATGGAAGTTGGCACTACACTTTTGAATACGATCCCAACCGTAGCAATATTACTATTGAAAAAGGATCCATAACCGTTAACGGCGTAAGTCTAACTGTTGTCAATTCAGAAAAAAACAAATTTAGTGTTGCCATCATTCCTTATACCTATGAACACACAAATTTTCATAATTTTAAGGTCGGCACTGTTGTAAATCTAGAATTTGATGTGATAGGAAAATATGTAGCGCGTTTGCATTCTTTGAACTAA
- the pdxA gene encoding 4-hydroxythreonine-4-phosphate dehydrogenase PdxA translates to MNKTAENIIVGISIGDLNGIGSEVVLKTFEDARMLEFCTPVIFANVKIVSFLKKGFESTSSIHGIDKLDQIVLGKINVYNLWREGVDLNLGTNDDKVGEYAIKSFVAATKALKEGIVDVLVTAPINKYNIQSESFKFPGHTDYLAQELEGDALMLMVSDNLRVGLLTDHVPLNEVAGHLTEELIKKKIETVKQSLIRDFSINKPKIAVLGLNPHCGDGGVIGSEDDAVLKPTLKKIFDKGTLVFGPFPADSFFGSNHYEKYDAIIATYHDQGLIPFKTLSFGRGVNYTAGLDKVRTSPDHGTAYDIAGKNQADFTSFKEAVYLAIDIYKSRIQYQEVSSNPLKLKEKQL, encoded by the coding sequence ATGAATAAAACTGCAGAAAATATAATAGTTGGAATTTCGATAGGAGATTTAAACGGTATTGGAAGCGAAGTAGTCTTAAAAACTTTTGAGGATGCTCGAATGTTAGAATTTTGTACTCCTGTAATTTTTGCTAATGTGAAAATTGTTTCTTTTTTGAAGAAAGGCTTTGAGTCTACTTCAAGTATTCACGGGATTGACAAACTGGATCAAATAGTATTAGGTAAAATTAATGTCTATAATCTATGGCGTGAAGGTGTTGATTTGAATTTAGGAACAAACGATGATAAAGTTGGGGAATACGCCATTAAGTCATTTGTGGCGGCAACTAAAGCTTTGAAAGAAGGGATTGTAGATGTTTTGGTTACTGCCCCTATCAATAAATACAATATTCAATCGGAAAGTTTCAAATTCCCAGGTCATACAGATTATTTAGCACAAGAGTTGGAGGGCGATGCCTTAATGTTAATGGTGAGTGATAATTTACGTGTAGGCTTACTTACGGATCATGTGCCATTGAATGAAGTAGCGGGGCATTTGACTGAGGAATTGATCAAAAAGAAAATCGAAACCGTAAAACAAAGTTTGATCAGAGATTTTAGTATCAATAAACCTAAAATTGCTGTGCTTGGTCTGAATCCACATTGTGGAGATGGCGGAGTGATTGGCTCAGAAGATGATGCTGTGCTTAAGCCAACCTTGAAAAAAATATTCGATAAAGGTACGCTGGTTTTTGGCCCTTTTCCTGCAGATAGTTTTTTTGGAAGCAATCATTATGAGAAATACGATGCAATTATTGCTACTTATCATGATCAAGGGTTAATTCCTTTTAAAACATTGTCTTTTGGTAGAGGAGTGAATTATACTGCTGGATTAGATAAAGTGAGAACCTCACCCGACCACGGAACAGCATACGATATTGCAGGCAAGAATCAAGCGGATTTTACCTCTTTTAAAGAGGCCGTTTATTTGGCAATAGACATCTATAAATCAAGAATTCAGTACCAAGAAGTGAGCTCAAATCCACTAAAATTAAAAGAAAAACAGTTATAA
- a CDS encoding DUF177 domain-containing protein — protein sequence MNKRKEFIIPFVGLKLGKHQFEYQINNSFFEIFDFSEFEKSNIKVNVVLEKKANLLELDFKHKGTVQVPCDLTGEEFDLPIKGKIKLIVRFGETFNNDNEELLILPFGEFEVDIAQYIYEMIVLSIPLKRIHPGVKDGTLQSEALEKLKTMTAKKEVKEKNKENKQQQNQENIDPRWDKLKQLLTDK from the coding sequence ATGAACAAGAGAAAAGAATTCATAATTCCATTCGTGGGATTGAAGCTAGGGAAACATCAATTTGAATACCAAATCAATAATTCGTTCTTTGAGATCTTTGACTTTAGTGAGTTTGAAAAATCAAACATCAAAGTAAATGTAGTTTTAGAAAAAAAAGCGAATTTATTAGAATTAGATTTTAAACACAAAGGAACCGTTCAAGTACCTTGTGATTTAACAGGGGAAGAATTTGATTTACCAATAAAAGGTAAAATTAAATTAATTGTACGTTTCGGAGAAACGTTTAATAATGATAACGAAGAGTTATTAATTTTGCCATTTGGAGAATTTGAGGTGGATATTGCACAGTACATCTATGAAATGATAGTGTTGTCAATTCCTTTAAAGAGAATTCATCCAGGGGTAAAAGATGGTACTTTGCAATCAGAAGCTTTAGAAAAGCTTAAAACAATGACTGCAAAAAAAGAAGTAAAAGAGAAGAATAAAGAGAATAAGCAACAACAGAATCAAGAAAATATTGACCCTAGATGGGACAAATTAAAGCAACTATTAACGGATAAATAA
- the rpmF gene encoding 50S ribosomal protein L32, translating to MAHPKRKVSKTRRDKRRTHYKATVAQIATCPITGEAHLYHRAYWHEGKMYYRGQVVIDKSVAVA from the coding sequence ATGGCACATCCTAAAAGAAAAGTCTCGAAAACAAGAAGAGATAAGAGAAGAACACATTACAAAGCAACTGTAGCTCAAATCGCTACTTGTCCTATTACAGGAGAAGCACATTTATACCACAGAGCTTACTGGCATGAAGGTAAAATGTACTACAGAGGGCAAGTTGTTATAGATAAATCTGTAGCTGTTGCTTAA